The Amblyomma americanum isolate KBUSLIRL-KWMA chromosome 5, ASM5285725v1, whole genome shotgun sequence genome window below encodes:
- the LOC144132743 gene encoding uncharacterized protein LOC144132743 produces MASSRDGGEASSTVRVKFSSYQVERLQHAFDRCAFIDTVQAEQLAYELGISFKQTRTWFQNKRAMIRRKAVKAAGRSYVPQLLRPSSFRRVLPAKTSPMGARRCSAQGAPPAASVAQITGAVDGLVRAHSPSTGGAQGQAPQHQLGHLALPGPSGAGFLPLSPQLMWRQERLSPSASTPSPPLSGSEDDLRFSSSLEMQPHRLGAATPTRQYGSYDSLWPGLPAAPPTVSTTFSHSAPFVWPADRSDGAGQPLQHWETPYDAAATGQWQGQPQLQQMQAPPQLQVGEVQQHHEAALGPPDESQVLPSQPWQPDCPSEAPPDDENDGLPGIEVLTALMLELETPRPRGRTGGAENI; encoded by the exons ATGGCGTCATCCCGAGACGGTGGGGAAGCGAGCAGCACCGTCCGCGTCAAGTTCAGCAGCTACCAGGTGGAGAGGCTGCAACACGCCTTCGACAGATGCGCCTTCATCGACACCGTGCAGGCGGAGCAACTGGCCTACGAGTTGGGCATCTCTTTCAAGCAGACCAGG ACGTGGTTCCAGAACAAGCGTGCCATGATCCGTCGGAAGGCCGTCAAGGCGGCCGGCAGAAGCTACGTGCCCCAGCTGCTGCGCCCGTCCTCCTTCCGCAGGGTGCTCCCGGCGAAAACCTCACCGATGGGGGCCAGGAGGTGCAGCGCTCAGGGCGCACCACCGGCTGCCTCCGTCGCCCAAATCACCGGCGCCGTCGACGGCCTCGTCCGAGCTCACTCTCCGTCCACGGGCGGCGCTCAAGGACAGGCACCGCAGCATCAGCTGGGTCATCTGGCCCTCCCCGGTCCCTCAGGGGCAGGCTTCCTGCCTCTCTCCCCGCAGCTGATGTGGCGACAGGAGAGGCT GTCTCCCTCGGCGTCGACACCTTCGCCGCCGCTGAGCGGCAGCGAGGACGACCTGCGGTTCTCTTCGTcgctcgaaatgcagccgcacaGGCTGGGGGCGGCCACCCCGACCCGACAGTACGGCAGCTACGACTCCCTCTGGCCGGGCCTGCCCGCTGCGCCGCCGACTGTGAGCACCACGTTCAGCCACTCTGCGCCGTTCGTCTGGCCGGCCGACCGCAGCGATGGAGCAGGACAGCCTCTCCAGCACTGGGAGACGCCGTACGACGCTGCCGCCACTG GTCAATGGCAGGGGCAGCCGCAGTTGCAGCAGATGCAGGCCCCCCCACAACTACAGGTCGGCGAGGTCCAACAGCACCACGAGGCGGCACTCGGCCCCCCAGACGAGTCCCAAGTCTTGCCCAGCCAACCCTGGCAGCCGGACTGCCCCTCTGAGGCGCCGCCTGATGACGAAAACGACGGCCTTCCCGGAATCGAAGTTCTGACGGCACTCATGCTGGAGTTGGAAACGCCTCGCCCCAGAGGGCGCACCGGTGGCGCTGAGAATATTTAG